A section of the Primulina eburnea isolate SZY01 chromosome 1, ASM2296580v1, whole genome shotgun sequence genome encodes:
- the LOC140805126 gene encoding secreted RxLR effector protein 161-like: MSSSDEGGISVDTEMYRGLIGSLSYLTANRLDIMFVVCLCARFQSNPMQSYFTVIKRILKYHKRTINVGLWYPKDSSLHILGYSDADYSGCKIDRKSTSSSCQLLGDRLISWFSKKQTSIATSTAEPEYLAAGSCCAQMVWIQQQLKDYGIQATESPIFCDNTSAIAITYNSVMHSRTKNIDIRHHFIREHVMKKEIRLEYVHKDQQAADIFTKLLPEAKFSYFRNTLGLIDLS, translated from the coding sequence atgagctcatcagaTGAAGGGGGAATCTCTGTGGACACAGAAATGTATAGAGGATTAATCGGTTCACTGTCATATCTAACCGCTAATCGTCTAGATATAATGTTTGTTGTTTGTTTATGTGCACGTTTTCAATCTAATCCAATGCAATCTTATTTTACTGTCATTAAACGAATCCTTAAATATCATAAGCGAACTATTAATGTGGGTCTTTGGTACCCCAAAGATTCAAGTCTTCATATTTTAGGATATTCAGACGCAGACTATTCCGGTTGCAAAATTGACAGGAAAAGTACTAGTAGTTCATGTCAGCTTTTGGGCGATAGACTAATATcgtggtttagcaagaaacaaaCATCTATTGCCACATCAACCGCTGAACCGGAGTACCTTGCGgctggaagctgctgcgcaCAGATGGTGTGGATACAACAACAACTCAAAGATTATGGAATTCAAGCCACTGAATCTCCCatcttctgtgacaacacaagtgCAATCGCAATCACATACAATTCGGTTATGCACTCTCGGACAAAGAATATTGACATTAGACACCATTTTATCCGAGAACATGTCATGAAGAAAGAGATTCGGCTTGAATATGTGCATAAGGATCAACAAGCGGCTGATATTTTCACAAAACTgctaccagaggctaagttctCTTATTTCCGAAATACGCTTGGTTTAATCGATTTATCTTAG